From the genome of Medicago truncatula cultivar Jemalong A17 chromosome 2, MtrunA17r5.0-ANR, whole genome shotgun sequence:
ACTTCTACTACTTTGATTGCCTTGAACACTTTTCTTTGATTGCTTCTCTCCCTTAGCTTGTTTCCTATTAGTCCCCGAGCCTGGTTTCTTCTTTTCAACTTGATCGCTATCATCATAATTATCAGTACCAGCATCACCATCATTGTCATCGTCACTTTCCTcggtcttttttctttttgaaggttTCTTAGCTTTAGCTCCTGCCTTCGTCCCCTTCTTTGATTTGAGACTTTCCAAATTCTCGTCAGCGCCGTCATTGTTATCATCATCTACACTTGATTTCTTTGAGGCTTTCCCTCTGAGCTTGCCAGTTTCTTTTAGCACTTGTGATCCACTTAGCTTTTGCAACTCTGGCACGTAAGCAGTTGTCTAAGAGCAATAACAATTGCAgattagaaataaataaaagatgatgGCAAAAAAAATAAGAGCAATGTTCAGAATGGCATACCCTGCCACCTGCAGTGATGAACTCAATCGTTTTCCCTGCAATCACatgaaaattataaatgtttggATTTGGCACTGAAAacatattttcatttgttattaTTGGACGAAAAAAGCAGAGTGTGTTTCATATAATATGTAGGCATAGCAAAAAAACAGAGTACGTAAAAAAGAGCCAAGGAGAAATGAGAACATCAGCCACTTTCAGAAACCCTTTTGAAAGCATTGTGAAGATTGGCATACTTTCTTCTTAGAAATACGCATAAAAATAGTAACAGAGCTTTGACTCAATAGGAGAAACCCGTGAGTTTCAAACTGGAATactcaattattattaattatttcatttaatacCTTCAAAACAATCAAGGTATAATATATTACTACAACGTCACACTCTCCACAAATATTAAAACTTCGTTTGTAACGTAATCATTCCCCAATAATATGAAGGCACTCTGGATGCTTCAATTTTAACATGAATCCAATAATAGTAAATCACACCAATCAAGAATACAAGTTTAGGGAATTGAATAACacttgtattatttattttttactgtaataaaaaaaaataagaatacaaGTCATGCAATTTACTACAATTTTAGGGAAATTgcatatgaaattaaaatataagcaGCTCAATACCATAGTAAAAGGGTACGATTCATgttgcacaaaaaaaaatattagttttttattttttactcaaaGTAGGGAAGCAAACCATCAACAAAAGCTTTGCCGGGCTTCTTTTCACGGGAATGAAATATCCAATTAGTGGGATATTGACTACTATCTGCCCCAACTTCAACTGCTTTTTCGACAAcctgtaaaataaatttatttgtcgATTAATAAACAGTATTCCTCACCACTTATTTTTCCAGGCTTTTTCCCCCATCGAAAATGAAATAACCACTCAAGGGGAAAACGGctacagtcagcatcaacttcAACCGCAAATTGAATAACCTACAGGTTTTAGCCTCTGTACTTTTTAAGGAGTCTAGACGTTCCAGAACAATAAGCAATTTAAAGGGAACCAGCGTCCCTACCTCTTTAATGCACTTATATAAAGTTGAGCAGCTTTCTCCTGATAGGCTAGAAGCTATCTGCCGTGGATGAATCCTTGCCTGGAAACAAGGGAAATACAATAAGTTACAACTTACATTTACAAGGCATGGAGTAAATTATCGAATTTGATCTTCTCCAAGGCTAGAATAGTAGTTTATTAGCCGCTGAATACAAAAAAGAAGGCCGGAGCAGATACTAAATCCAGTGAAATGCTATTTCCAAAAATTTGAAGCACCTGCCTCCTAAATtcctaataataaataattaataaatacagATGCAAAAACAACCACCAGCTCTAAAACCTTTCTCATTAAGTAGCATTGGCCTCATGAATCAAACAATGTCATAATGTTTCATCATGAATCTTGTCCGGTGACAGACCATTTGATTCCAAATTGTTCCTAATTGTTTGACCAATTGAATTATAAAATTCTAGTAAACAATAATAGTTGCTAACAGCTTATAGAATCATCTAGACCAATTTCAATTCTGTATAAGGGTAGATGATTTCAGTACCCAAATAATAAGTTAAGAACACAACTCTGAATTCAATATTCATTTTATATTCTTACAGAGCATAATTGTTCCTCAAGGTGACAGCCTAACGATCAAATCCCCTTTTTATTATATGTATACCCACACACAGACACAATAAATCTTCATATATAAGACTAAAAGCAACTAATAAGCATCATACGTTCcaatataattcttataaaaagaaattatgctttattcatttatttccCATTCCAACTAGATTTCAGACCATTCTCAATCTTGATAACATGAACAAGTATCTATCTGTTCAATCAGCATAAGGTCAAGGATATAAAAGAAACCTAGGGAGGACTAGATAAAACGATCATCTTGCTGATGCAATATTAATACAACCAAGTATATGATATTAGTCTATTAAAACTCAATTAagttcattgattttttttgaattcatATGTGATCACTGCCTATTAACCATTATATCACCATACATTTAAATTGCTAAAAAGATCAAGTTTAGATgagaattaaaatttaataagttATACATTCAAAAATCTTCAATAGTTAAGAAAATACATGGAAAATATCAAAGATCAAAATCATTGAGGAGATAAAAGATCCACTTACTTGGTACAGCACTTCAT
Proteins encoded in this window:
- the LOC11435290 gene encoding formamidopyrimidine-DNA glycosylase isoform X2 yields the protein MPELPEVEAARRAVEENCIGKKITKCIVADDNKVIDGVSREEFEASVVGKKIVAARRKGKNMWLQLDSPPFPSFQFGMAGAVYIKGVAVTKYKRSAVNDEDEWPSKYSKFFIQLDDGLELSFTDKRRFARVRLLKDPTSVPPISELGPDALFDFMTLDEFTERLHKKKTEIKALLLDQSYISGIGNWVADEVLYQARIHPRQIASSLSGESCSTLYKCIKEVIQFAVEVDADCSRFPLEWLFHFRWGKKPGKISGKTIEFITAGGRTTAYVPELQKLSGSQVLKETGKLRGKASKKSSVDDDNNDGADENLESLKSKKGTKAGAKAKKPSKRKKTEESDDDNDGDAGTDNYDDSDQVEKKKPGSGTNRKQAKGEKQSKKSVQGNQSSRSTRSKAK
- the LOC11435290 gene encoding formamidopyrimidine-DNA glycosylase isoform X1, translated to MPELPEVEAARRAVEENCIGKKITKCIVADDNKVIDGVSREEFEASVVGKKIVAARRKGKNMWLQLDSPPFPSFQFGMAGAVYIKGVAVTKYKRSAVNDEDEWPSKYSKFFIQLDDGLELSFTDKRRFARVRLLKDPTSVPPISELGPDALFDFMTLDEFTERLHKKKTEIKALLLDQSYISGIGNWVADEVLYQARIHPRQIASSLSGESCSTLYKCIKEVVEKAVEVGADSSQYPTNWIFHSREKKPGKAFVDGKTIEFITAGGRTTAYVPELQKLSGSQVLKETGKLRGKASKKSSVDDDNNDGADENLESLKSKKGTKAGAKAKKPSKRKKTEESDDDNDGDAGTDNYDDSDQVEKKKPGSGTNRKQAKGEKQSKKSVQGNQSSRSTRSKAK